From a region of the Calliphora vicina unplaced genomic scaffold, idCalVici1.1 scaffold_119, whole genome shotgun sequence genome:
- the LOC135963099 gene encoding uncharacterized protein LOC135963099, with protein MTGRGKGGKGLGKGGAKRHRKVLRDNIQGITKPAIRRLARRGGVKRISGLIYEETRGVLKVFLENVIRDAVTYTEHAKRKTVTAMDVVYALKRQGRTLYGFGGIYFLATAFLAAGFLTGDAFLGLAATAVFALGAFGFVAGAFLVVFALTVPVFLAVLALTFSVFFFSAVFLAADGFLAETAAAFFLAAAADFFFFELKMTGRGKGGKGLGKGGAKRHRKVLRDNIQGITKPAIRRLARRGGVKRISGLIYEETRGVLKVFLENVIRDAVTYTEHAKRKTVTAMDVVYALKRQGRTLYGFGG; from the exons ATGACTGGTCGTGGTAAAGGTGGTAAAGGCTTGGGAAAAGGTGGCGCTAAACGTCATCGTAAAGTGTTGCGTGATAACATCCAAGGTATTACCAAGCCAGCTATTAGACGTTTAGCTCGTCGTGGTGGTGTAAAACGTATTTCTGGTTTGATTTACGAAGAAACTCGCGGTGTCTTGAAagtgtttttggaaaatgttattCGTGATGCTGTCACCTATACTGAACACGCCAAGAGGAAAACCGTCACCGCCATGGATGTTGTCTATGCTTTGAAGAGACAAGGACGTACTTTGTACGGTTTCGGCGGT attTACTTTTTGGCGACTGCCTTTTTGGCAGCTGGTTTCTTGACTGGTGATGCCTTTTTGGGCTTGGCTGCAACAGCGGTTTTTGCTTTGGGTGCTTTTGGTTTTGTTGCTGGAGCCTTTTTGGTGGTTTTTGCTTTAACTGTGCCAGTCTTCTTAGCAGTTTTAGCATTGACCTTTTCGGTCTTCTTCTTCTCAGCAGTCTTTTTAGCGGCAGATGGTTTTTTAGCTGAGACTGCAGCAGCCTTCTTCTTGGCAGCGGCGGCTGACTTTTTCTTTTT tgaatTAAAAATGACTGGTCGTGGTAAAGGTGGTAAAGGCTTGGGAAAAGGTGGCGCTAAACGTCATCGTAAAGTGTTGCGTGATAACATCCAAGGTATTACCAAGCCAGCTATTAGACGTTTAGCTCGTCGTGGTGGTGTAAAACGTATTTCTGGTTTGATTTACGAAGAAACTCGCGGTGTCTTGAAagtgtttttggaaaatgttattCGTGATGCTGTCACCTATACTGAACACGCCAAGAGGAAAACCGTCACCGCCATGGATGTTGTCTATGCTTTGAAGAGACAAGGACGTACTTTGTACGGTTTCGGCGGTTAA
- the LOC135963110 gene encoding histone H2A, whose protein sequence is MSGRGKGGKVKGKAKSRSNRAGLQFPVGRIHRLLRKGNYAERVGAGAPVYLAAVMEYLAAEVLELAGNAARDNKKTRIIPRHLQLAIRNDEELNKLLSGVTIAQGGVLPNIQAVLLPKKTEKKA, encoded by the coding sequence ATGTCTGGTCGTGGTAAAGGTGGCAAAGTTAAGGGAAAGGCAAAGTCCCGTTCAAACCGTGCTGGTTTGCAATTCCCCGTCGGTCGTATTCATCGTTTGTTGCGTAAAGGCAATTATGCTGAACGTGTTGGTGCCGGCGCTCCAGTATATTTAGCTGCCGTTATGGAATATTTGGCCGCTGAAGTTCTTGAATTGGCTGGTAATGCTGCTCGTGACAACAAGAAGACCAGAATTATCCCTCGTCATTTGCAATTGGCCATCCGTAATGACGAAGAATTGAACAAATTGTTGTCTGGTGTAACCATTGCCCAAGGTGGTGTTTTGCCAAACATTCAAGCTGTACTTTTGCCCAAGAAAACAGAAAAGAAGGCTTAA
- the LOC135963112 gene encoding histone H2B-like: protein MPPKASGKATKKAGKAQKNITKSDKTRKRKRKESYAIYIYKVLKQVHPDTGISSKAMSIMNSFVNDIFERIAAEASRLAQYNKRSTITSREIQTAVRLLLPGELAKHAVSEGTKAVTKYTSSK from the coding sequence atgccCCCTAAAGCAAGTGGAAAAGCAACAAAGAAGGCTGGCAAGGCCCAAAAGAATATTACCAAGAGTGATAAGACCAGGAAACGCAAACGTAAGGAAAGTTATGCCATCTACATTTACAAAGTGTTGAAGCAAGTACATCCCGATACTGGTATTTCCTCAAAGGCCATGAGTATCATGAACAGTTTTGTTAATGATATTTTCGAACGTATTGCTGCTGAAGCATCTCGTTTGGCTCAATACAACAAACGTTCGACCATCACCAGTCGGGAAATTCAAACTGCCGTCCGTCTATTGTTGCCCGGTGAATTGGCTAAGCACGCTGTCAGTGAAGGCACCAAGGCTGTAACCAAATACACCAGCTccaagtaa
- the LOC135963100 gene encoding histone H1-like, giving the protein MSDSAVVENTASPVAAPAAEKKAKKVTSAKAKKPSAAPSHPPTQQMVDAAIKTLKERGGSSLAAIKKYMAGTYKVDAQKLAPFIKKYLKSAVTSGKLIQTKGKGASGSFKLSAAASKEPKEKKKVAAAADKKKKSAAAAKKKAAAVSAKKPSAAKKTAEKKKTEKVNAKTAKKTGTVKAKTTKKAPATKPKAPKAKTAVAAKPKKASPVKKPAAKKAVAKK; this is encoded by the coding sequence ATGTCTGATTCCGCTGTTGTTGAAAATACTGCCTCTCCCGTTGCTGCTCCAGCAGCTGAGAAAAAGGCGAAAAAAGTTACTTCTGCCAAGGCAAAGAAACCATCAGCTGCACCATCTCATCCTCCAACTCAACAAATGGTTGATGCAGCCATTAAAACTTTAAAGGAACGCGGTGGTTCATCTCTTGCAGCTATTAAGAAATACATGGCCGGTACTTATAAGGTAGATGCACAGAAATTGGCTCCTTTCATCAAGAAATATTTGAAGAGTGCCGTAACTAGTGGAAAACTAATTCAAACAAAAGGTAAGGGTGCTTCTGGTTCATTCAAATTGTCAGCTGCTGCCTCAAAAGAGcctaaagaaaagaaaaaagtagcTGCTGCTGCAGACAAAAAGAAAAAGTCAGCCGCCGCTGCCAAGAAGAAGGCTGCTGCAGTCTCAGCTAAAAAACCATCTGCCGCTAAAAAGACTGCTGAGAAGAAGAAGACCGAAAAGGTCAATGCTAAAACTGCTAAGAAGACTGGCACAGTTAAAGCAAAAACCACCAAAAAGGCTCCAGCAACAAAACCAAAAGCACCCAAAGCAAAAACCGCTGTTGCAGCCAAGCCCAAAAAGGCATCACCAGTCAAGAAACCAGCTGCCAAAAAGGCAGTCGCCAAAAAGTAa
- the LOC135963105 gene encoding histone H3, whose amino-acid sequence MARTKQTARKSTGGKAPRKQLATKAARKSAPATGGVKKPHRYRPGTVALREIRRYQKSTELLIRKLPFQRLVREIAQDFKTDLRFQSSAVMALQEASEAYLVGLFEDTNLCAIHAKRVTIMPKDIQLARRIRGERA is encoded by the coding sequence ATGGCTCGTACAAAGCAAACTGCCCGTAAATCGACTGGTGGCAAAGCACCACGTAAACAATTGGCTACTAAGGCTGCTCGTAAAAGTGCACCAGCTACCGGTGGTGTTAAGAAACCTCATCGTTATCGCCCTGGTACTGTAGCTTTGCGTGAAATTCGCCGTTACCAAAAGAGCACTGAATTGTTGATCCGCAAATTGCCATTCCAACGTTTGGTACGTGAAATTGCTCAAGATTTCAAGACAGATTTGCGTTTCCAGAGCTCTGCTGTTATGGCACTTCAAGAGGCCAGTGAAGCCTATTTGGTTGGTCTTTTCGAAGATACCAACTTGTGTGCCATCCACGCTAAACGTGTCACCATTATGCCAAAGGATATCCAATTGGCTAGACGTATTCGTGGCGAACGCGCTTAA
- the LOC135963107 gene encoding histone H3 codes for MARTKQTARKSTGGKAPRKQLATKAARKSAPATGGVKKPHRYRPGTVALREIRRYQKSTELLIRKLPFQRLVREIAQDFKTDLRFQSSAVMALQEASEAYLVGLFEDTNLCAIHAKRVTIMPKDIQLARRIRGERA; via the coding sequence ATGGCTCGTACAAAGCAAACTGCCCGTAAATCGACTGGTGGCAAAGCACCACGTAAACAATTGGCTACTAAGGCTGCTCGTAAAAGTGCACCAGCTACCGGTGGTGTTAAGAAACCTCATCGTTATCGCCCTGGTACTGTAGCTTTGCGTGAAATTCGCCGTTACCAAAAGAGCACTGAATTGTTGATCCGCAAATTGCCATTCCAACGTTTGGTACGTGAAATTGCTCAAGATTTCAAAACAGATTTACGTTTCCAGAGCTCTGCTGTTATGGCTCTTCAAGAGGCCAGTGAAGCCTATTTGGTTGGTCTTTTCGAAGATACCAACTTGTGTGCCATCCACGCTAAACGTGTCACCATTATGCCAAAGGATATCCAATTGGCTAGACGTATTCGTGGCGAACGCGCTTAA